The following proteins are co-located in the Roseovarius arcticus genome:
- a CDS encoding helix-turn-helix domain-containing protein has product MILRRFTRKTAVDEVKPGGFDSFDLRLGDLMRGERATMGKSLLDVERELRIKASYVAAIENCNPDAFDTPGFIPGYVRSYARYLNMDPDRAFATFCTESGFSIAHGMSAAASSVRRSDPSLPRATGRGDARLTAPSMPFVPASESIFSRIEPGAVGSVAVLIALISAIGYGGWSVLNEVQRVQVSAVENTPDVLADLDPLAGVRTRAPQGSTTVNAAVNSGQGEDVIATAGVTAPEGDNLDRLYRPEALDVPVMVARDGPISTLDPMRGGTLPGVSVASVEPSSAEPSAIDAAIASIISPQVVADAPGGVQMVAVRAAWVRVRAADGTVIFEGIMNGGDTYDVPLTELPPTLRVGESGAIYFKVAGQHYGPAGPRGSVTSNLALLPADLTETLEVADLAQDSDLERYVAELGADLTAGPVGQAID; this is encoded by the coding sequence ATGATTTTGCGCCGGTTTACGCGAAAAACCGCGGTCGACGAGGTGAAGCCGGGCGGCTTTGACTCTTTTGATCTGCGTTTGGGTGATCTGATGCGCGGTGAACGGGCCACTATGGGCAAGTCACTGCTGGATGTTGAGCGCGAGCTGCGCATTAAGGCCAGCTACGTTGCGGCGATCGAAAATTGTAATCCAGACGCTTTTGATACGCCCGGTTTCATCCCCGGCTATGTAAGATCGTACGCCCGCTATCTGAACATGGACCCCGACCGAGCTTTTGCCACTTTTTGCACCGAAAGCGGGTTTTCCATAGCGCATGGTATGTCCGCAGCCGCGTCATCGGTGCGGCGCAGCGATCCATCGCTCCCGCGTGCGACAGGCCGGGGCGATGCACGCCTGACCGCGCCCAGCATGCCCTTTGTTCCCGCAAGCGAGAGCATATTTTCACGCATTGAGCCCGGCGCAGTCGGATCGGTCGCCGTGCTGATCGCGCTGATTAGCGCCATTGGTTATGGCGGGTGGAGCGTTTTGAACGAGGTGCAACGCGTTCAGGTGTCTGCTGTCGAAAATACACCCGATGTGCTGGCTGATCTGGACCCGCTTGCCGGTGTCCGAACGCGTGCGCCGCAGGGCAGCACCACAGTCAATGCCGCAGTAAACTCGGGGCAGGGCGAGGATGTCATCGCGACCGCAGGCGTTACTGCGCCTGAGGGTGACAATCTGGACCGGCTTTACCGCCCAGAGGCGCTAGATGTGCCTGTTATGGTGGCGCGGGATGGGCCTATCTCGACGCTGGATCCCATGCGCGGCGGCACGCTGCCGGGTGTGTCGGTCGCGTCGGTCGAACCCTCAAGCGCCGAACCGAGCGCAATTGACGCGGCGATAGCGTCGATCATCAGCCCGCAGGTTGTGGCCGATGCGCCGGGCGGCGTCCAGATGGTAGCCGTGCGTGCCGCTTGGGTACGTGTGCGCGCAGCCGATGGGACCGTGATATTCGAAGGCATTATGAATGGCGGCGACACGTATGATGTGCCGCTGACCGAACTGCCGCCCACTTTGCGCGTGGGCGAATCGGGCGCGATCTATTTTAAGGTGGCAGGCCAGCACTATGGCCCGGCAGGCCCGCGTGGGTCTGTCACGTCAAACCTCGCATTGCTTCCGGCAGACCTTACAGAAACTCTTGAAGTGGCCGATTTGGCGCAAGATTCTGACTTGGAGCGGTATGTTGCAGAGCTTGGCGCCGATCTGACAGCCGGTCCGGTAGGTCAGGCCATCGACTGA
- the hemA gene encoding 5-aminolevulinate synthase, translated as MDYTAKLDEALGRLHSEGRYRTFIDIERRRGQFPHATWMRPDGEERPITVWCGNDYLGMGQHPDVLAAMHEAIDATGAGSGGTRNISGTTVYHKRLEAELADLHGKEEALLFTSAYIANDATLSTLPKLFPGLIIYSDALNHASMIEGVRRNGGAKRIFRHNDVDHLRELLAADDPAAPKLIAFESVYSMDGDFGPIEALCNLADEFGALTYIDEVHAVGMYGPRGGGVSERDGLAHRIDIINGTLAKAYGVMGGYIAASARMCDAVRSYAPGFIFTTSLAPAVAAGAAASVAFLKRDQALRERHQTQAKILKLRLKGLGLPLIDHGSHIVPVIVGDPVHTQKLSDMLLDRYGVYVQPINFPTVPRGTERLRFTPSPVHGPKEIDHLVAAMDELWSHCALNRAELSA; from the coding sequence ATTGATTACACGGCAAAGCTGGATGAGGCGCTGGGGCGTCTGCACAGCGAGGGCCGCTATCGCACCTTTATCGATATTGAACGTCGCCGGGGCCAATTTCCGCACGCCACATGGATGCGCCCGGACGGCGAAGAGCGGCCTATAACCGTCTGGTGCGGCAATGATTATCTGGGCATGGGCCAGCACCCTGATGTTCTGGCGGCGATGCACGAGGCGATCGACGCCACCGGCGCCGGCTCGGGCGGCACGCGGAATATTTCTGGCACTACAGTTTATCACAAGCGGCTTGAGGCCGAGTTGGCCGACTTGCATGGCAAGGAGGAGGCGTTGCTGTTTACCAGCGCCTATATCGCTAATGACGCCACGCTATCGACCCTGCCCAAGCTGTTTCCGGGTCTTATCATCTATTCAGATGCCCTGAATCACGCCTCTATGATTGAGGGCGTGCGCCGGAATGGTGGGGCCAAGCGGATATTTCGCCACAACGACGTCGATCACCTGCGCGAATTGCTGGCCGCCGACGATCCGGCTGCGCCCAAGCTAATCGCGTTCGAGAGCGTTTATTCCATGGATGGCGATTTTGGCCCAATCGAGGCGCTGTGCAACTTAGCCGATGAATTTGGCGCGCTGACCTATATCGACGAGGTACACGCGGTCGGCATGTACGGCCCCAGAGGCGGCGGCGTAAGCGAGCGGGACGGACTGGCGCACCGGATCGACATTATCAACGGAACACTGGCCAAGGCATATGGCGTCATGGGCGGCTATATCGCCGCGTCGGCGCGTATGTGTGACGCGGTGCGTAGCTATGCGCCCGGGTTTATTTTCACCACATCTCTCGCACCTGCTGTTGCTGCGGGTGCGGCTGCGAGCGTTGCGTTTCTTAAGCGCGATCAGGCCCTTCGGGAGCGGCACCAGACCCAAGCTAAGATCCTGAAGCTCAGGCTCAAGGGGCTGGGCCTGCCATTGATAGATCACGGCAGCCACATCGTACCGGTCATAGTAGGCGACCCGGTCCATACCCAAAAACTCAGCGATATGTTGCTGGATCGCTATGGCGTCTACGTGCAGCCCATTAACTTTCCCACTGTGCCGCGCGGAACAGAGCGTTTGCGCTTTACGCCGTCGCCAGTTCACGGTCCGAAAGAGATCGATCACCTCGTTGCGGCGATGGATGAGCTATGGAGCCATTGTGCGCTAAATCGTGCCGAACTTAGCGCATAG
- a CDS encoding M20/M25/M40 family metallo-hydrolase, which translates to MSTSANLNDVLTRIDTQMPDAVQRLLKFLAIPSISTDPAYADACQDAADWLVADLQSIGINAEKRATPKHPMVIGHAGQDAAEGAPHLLFYGHYDVQPVDPLPLWTRDPFDPAVEETPKGEVIRGRGTSDDKGQLMTFVEACRAWREVHGMLPCRITFFFEGEEESGSPSLVPFMQDNAEELRADIALICDTALFQSKTPAIVTMLRGMVSDEVTITGPDKDLHSGFFGGIAANPIRVLSSVLAGLHDAAGRVTLPGFYDNIPDLSPEVRAQWEGLGFDHARFLGDVGLSQPAGEDGRTPLEMIWSRPTAEVNGIWGGYTGDGFKTVLPSQASAKISFRLVEGQDPAAIRDAFRAYVTAALPVDCSAEFHAHGASRAGIMDFTGPAFEAARKALSDEWPTEAAYVGCGGSIPIAGHFGEILGMTAMLIGFGKDDDAIHSPNEKYDMESFHKGTRSWARILDALTRPKG; encoded by the coding sequence ATGTCCACCAGCGCAAATCTGAATGACGTTTTGACCCGCATCGACACGCAGATGCCTGACGCGGTCCAGCGCTTACTAAAGTTTCTGGCCATCCCGTCGATTTCCACCGACCCCGCCTATGCAGATGCATGCCAAGACGCTGCCGACTGGTTGGTCGCAGATCTGCAAAGCATTGGGATAAATGCAGAAAAACGCGCAACGCCCAAGCACCCAATGGTAATAGGCCATGCCGGGCAGGACGCAGCCGAAGGCGCGCCGCATCTGCTTTTCTACGGGCATTACGACGTGCAACCGGTCGATCCACTGCCTCTCTGGACGCGCGATCCGTTTGATCCCGCGGTTGAGGAGACGCCCAAAGGCGAGGTCATTCGAGGTCGCGGCACCAGCGATGACAAAGGCCAGTTGATGACCTTCGTCGAGGCCTGCCGCGCGTGGCGCGAGGTGCATGGCATGCTGCCCTGCCGCATCACATTCTTTTTCGAGGGGGAGGAAGAATCAGGCTCGCCGTCCCTCGTTCCGTTCATGCAGGATAATGCGGAAGAGTTGCGCGCGGATATCGCGCTGATCTGCGACACAGCGCTGTTCCAGTCTAAGACCCCTGCAATTGTCACCATGTTGCGCGGTATGGTCAGTGACGAAGTGACGATCACCGGGCCGGACAAGGATCTGCATTCCGGCTTCTTCGGCGGAATAGCGGCCAATCCTATCCGGGTGCTTTCATCAGTTTTGGCTGGTCTGCACGACGCTGCCGGGCGTGTCACACTGCCGGGATTTTACGACAACATCCCTGATCTTTCTCCCGAAGTGCGCGCCCAGTGGGAGGGGCTTGGCTTTGACCATGCCCGTTTTCTCGGTGATGTGGGCCTCAGCCAGCCTGCTGGCGAGGACGGACGCACCCCGCTTGAGATGATCTGGTCGCGCCCCACGGCAGAGGTAAACGGCATCTGGGGCGGCTATACTGGCGACGGGTTCAAGACGGTTTTACCTAGCCAAGCATCGGCCAAGATCAGCTTTCGCCTTGTCGAGGGCCAGGACCCGGCAGCAATCCGCGACGCGTTCCGCGCCTATGTAACCGCTGCGTTGCCGGTGGATTGTAGTGCCGAATTCCACGCCCATGGCGCCAGCCGGGCGGGCATCATGGACTTCACTGGCCCCGCGTTTGAGGCGGCGCGCAAGGCGCTATCGGACGAATGGCCGACAGAGGCCGCCTATGTCGGTTGCGGCGGCTCAATCCCGATCGCGGGTCATTTCGGTGAAATTCTGGGTATGACGGCTATGCTAATTGGCTTTGGCAAGGACGACGACGCCATCCATTCTCCAAACGAGAAATACGATATGGAGAGTTTTCACAAAGGCACGCGCAGCTGGGCGCGTATCTTAGACGCTCTGACTCGGCCAAAGGGCTAA
- a CDS encoding cysteine desulfurase, whose amino-acid sequence MLDIEKLRGDFPILAREVNGKPLVYLDNGASAQKPQVVIDAINTAYSHEYANVHRGLHYLSNVATEKYEGVRGTVARFLNVADEDQIVLNSGTTEGINMVAYGWAMPRFEPGDEVVLSVMEHHANIVPWHFLRERQGAVLKWVDTDASGALDAQKVIDAIGPRTKLVAITHLSNVLGTKVDVKAICAAARAKGVAVLVDGSQAAVHMPVDVDDIGCDFYVITGHKLYGPSGSGAIFVRRDRMEEMRPFMGGGDMIREVTKENVIYNDPPMKFEAGTPGIVQTIGFGVALDYMMGLGIHNIAAHEDRLRDYAARRLGGLNWLQVQGQMPDKAAIFSFTMDGAGHPHDISTILDKKGVAVRAGQHCAAPLMEHLGVTATCRASFAVYNTEAEVDVLIDALELCHDLFA is encoded by the coding sequence ATGCTCGATATTGAAAAGCTGCGCGGTGATTTTCCAATCCTTGCCCGCGAAGTAAACGGCAAGCCGCTGGTCTATCTCGACAATGGCGCCTCCGCGCAAAAGCCGCAGGTGGTCATTGACGCGATCAATACCGCCTATTCGCATGAATATGCCAACGTTCACAGGGGCTTGCATTACCTTAGTAATGTCGCGACGGAGAAGTATGAGGGCGTTCGAGGAACCGTCGCGCGCTTTCTCAACGTGGCCGATGAGGACCAGATCGTTTTGAACTCGGGCACTACCGAGGGGATCAACATGGTCGCTTACGGCTGGGCCATGCCCCGGTTTGAGCCTGGCGACGAGGTCGTGCTAAGCGTGATGGAGCATCATGCGAACATCGTGCCGTGGCACTTCCTGCGCGAGCGGCAGGGTGCAGTCTTGAAGTGGGTTGATACCGACGCGAGTGGCGCGCTTGATGCGCAGAAGGTGATTGATGCCATAGGACCGCGTACCAAACTGGTTGCGATAACGCATCTTTCCAACGTCTTAGGAACCAAGGTTGATGTAAAAGCGATATGTGCTGCCGCCCGTGCCAAAGGTGTTGCGGTGCTGGTCGATGGCAGTCAGGCGGCCGTTCACATGCCTGTCGATGTGGATGATATCGGGTGCGACTTCTATGTGATCACAGGTCACAAGCTGTACGGGCCCTCCGGCTCGGGCGCTATTTTTGTTCGCCGCGACCGAATGGAGGAGATGCGCCCCTTTATGGGTGGCGGTGACATGATCCGCGAAGTGACCAAAGAGAACGTCATCTATAACGATCCACCGATGAAGTTTGAGGCCGGCACCCCTGGCATTGTCCAAACCATCGGATTCGGCGTCGCGCTGGACTATATGATGGGGCTGGGAATACACAATATCGCCGCCCATGAGGATCGCTTGCGCGATTACGCGGCTAGGCGTCTGGGCGGGTTGAATTGGCTTCAGGTCCAAGGGCAAATGCCGGATAAAGCTGCGATTTTCAGCTTCACCATGGACGGTGCAGGTCACCCGCATGACATCTCGACCATTCTGGACAAAAAAGGTGTCGCTGTCCGTGCGGGCCAGCATTGTGCGGCTCCGTTGATGGAGCATCTGGGCGTGACCGCAACGTGCCGCGCGTCGTTTGCCGTATACAACACCGAAGCTGAGGTCGACGTGCTGATAGACGCGCTGGAGTTGTGCCACGATCTGTTTGCCTAA
- a CDS encoding Yip1 family protein: protein MSLEFTKNLFWQTLRAPRAAAERILALNLPRDWLWMALVLMGVLNGIVYSMFLQMGPAPDPDRAQMIPPVLQSPMVFTLFLVGALAITVVTLTWVGRAMGGKAQLSQILALIGWLQVLRLIVQIVLLVLMLALPLAGMFFVIMASVWGLVILVVFVDRAHEFGNSFKAAGVIILGFLGMLIGLSIFLSVVGALFMGGA, encoded by the coding sequence ATGAGTTTGGAATTTACGAAGAATTTGTTTTGGCAAACACTGCGCGCACCCCGTGCAGCGGCGGAGCGGATTCTAGCGCTGAACCTGCCGCGCGATTGGCTCTGGATGGCGCTGGTGCTGATGGGGGTGCTGAACGGCATTGTTTATTCGATGTTTCTACAGATGGGCCCGGCGCCTGATCCCGATCGGGCGCAGATGATTCCACCGGTGCTGCAATCACCGATGGTATTCACACTCTTTCTGGTGGGCGCGCTCGCGATCACCGTCGTGACCCTGACTTGGGTCGGACGCGCGATGGGTGGCAAGGCGCAGTTGTCGCAGATACTCGCGCTGATTGGGTGGCTGCAGGTATTGCGCCTGATCGTCCAGATCGTACTGCTCGTACTGATGTTGGCGCTGCCACTCGCGGGGATGTTTTTCGTCATAATGGCGTCGGTGTGGGGTCTGGTGATCCTCGTTGTGTTTGTTGACCGGGCGCATGAGTTTGGAAATTCATTCAAGGCTGCGGGCGTCATCATTCTTGGCTTCTTGGGGATGTTGATCGGGCTATCTATCTTTTTGAGCGTGGTGGGTGCGTTGTTCATGGGAGGGGCGTAA
- a CDS encoding YIP1 family protein, producing the protein MSVTRDIAATYRGPGTVMRRLLAMGQREDRALVILMAGCVVMFIAQWPRLAREAYLTEQELNPLLGGALLAWAFIAPLILYAIALISHWIVRILGGHGTGFGARMALFWALLAASPLVLLHGLVAGFIGPGPGLTAVGVIWVVAFAAFWALGLREAEWGRL; encoded by the coding sequence ATGTCCGTCACGCGAGACATTGCGGCCACCTATCGCGGTCCGGGCACTGTAATGCGGCGGTTACTCGCAATGGGTCAGCGTGAAGATCGCGCTCTGGTGATCCTTATGGCAGGCTGCGTGGTGATGTTCATTGCGCAGTGGCCGAGGCTGGCGCGCGAGGCCTACCTGACCGAACAAGAGTTAAATCCGCTGCTCGGCGGCGCGCTGCTGGCGTGGGCATTCATCGCGCCGCTGATTCTTTATGCAATCGCATTGATCAGCCACTGGATCGTGCGCATCTTGGGCGGACATGGCACTGGCTTTGGCGCGCGGATGGCCCTCTTTTGGGCGCTGCTTGCGGCCAGCCCGCTGGTGCTCTTACATGGCCTCGTTGCCGGATTTATCGGACCAGGGCCGGGATTGACGGCGGTTGGTGTGATCTGGGTAGTGGCGTTTGCGGCGTTTTGGGCGCTTGGGCTGCGCGAAGCGGAATGGGGCCGTTTATGA
- a CDS encoding SufB/SufD family protein: MTQTNLKQSATEARLAGLTIPEGGVWLTAARKDALARVRAMGLPQRRDEYWKFTRPDTLTQTDAPEAAVFHAEEAPIFGGVERLSIVFVDGVFDAAASDDLAANGVTIERLAEAGAKDIHWAKDLYGVLETRGQTPVDRPLAALNSAAATDGVLIHVTGKASKPINFIYRHESTSSDVILHHVIKMDQGAELTLLENGPAAARFNNVLEVDVADGASFNHVRTQGRDHERRAATHIFARLGSESQFKSFTMTANGVMTRNECIIELVGNDSTAHVAGASLGDGNFHDDDTVFVTHEGLRCESRQVYKKVLRNGATGVFQGKILVKAGAQKTDGYQISQSLLLDGDSQFLAKPELEIYADDVICSHGSTSGAIDEDAMYYLRARGVPKGAATDLLTLAFLAESVDEIEDPALQDEIKTLLEGWMERRRA; the protein is encoded by the coding sequence ATGACGCAGACGAACCTCAAACAATCAGCGACTGAGGCGCGGCTTGCCGGGCTGACGATACCCGAGGGTGGTGTCTGGCTGACCGCGGCTCGCAAGGATGCACTGGCGCGCGTGCGCGCTATGGGTCTGCCGCAGAGGCGTGACGAATACTGGAAATTCACACGCCCGGATACGCTGACACAGACAGATGCACCCGAGGCAGCCGTATTTCACGCCGAAGAGGCACCGATTTTTGGTGGTGTCGAGCGGCTGAGCATCGTGTTCGTCGATGGTGTATTCGACGCGGCCGCGAGTGATGATCTCGCAGCAAATGGCGTGACAATAGAGCGGCTGGCCGAGGCTGGTGCCAAGGATATCCACTGGGCCAAAGACCTCTATGGCGTGCTTGAGACGCGCGGGCAGACGCCCGTGGATCGCCCGCTGGCGGCACTGAACAGTGCGGCTGCGACGGACGGGGTACTGATCCATGTCACCGGTAAGGCATCGAAGCCCATTAACTTTATTTATCGCCACGAATCAACATCTTCTGACGTGATCTTGCACCATGTGATTAAGATGGATCAGGGCGCTGAGCTGACGCTGCTGGAGAATGGCCCGGCTGCCGCACGCTTTAACAACGTGCTAGAAGTTGATGTGGCAGATGGCGCGTCATTCAATCACGTGCGCACCCAAGGACGAGATCACGAGCGGCGCGCGGCGACGCATATCTTTGCCCGGCTTGGCAGCGAAAGCCAGTTCAAGTCCTTCACGATGACCGCGAATGGCGTGATGACCCGCAACGAGTGCATCATCGAACTGGTTGGCAACGATTCGACCGCGCATGTGGCCGGCGCATCGCTGGGCGATGGCAATTTTCATGATGACGACACCGTATTTGTCACTCATGAGGGGCTGCGCTGCGAGAGCCGCCAGGTCTATAAGAAGGTGCTGCGCAACGGCGCGACGGGCGTTTTTCAGGGCAAGATTTTGGTCAAGGCCGGCGCTCAGAAGACCGATGGCTATCAGATCAGCCAGTCGCTACTGCTTGATGGAGACAGCCAGTTTCTGGCCAAGCCTGAGTTGGAAATCTACGCCGACGACGTTATCTGCTCGCATGGCTCGACCTCGGGCGCGATCGACGAGGATGCGATGTATTACCTGCGCGCGCGCGGCGTGCCCAAGGGAGCCGCGACCGACCTTCTGACATTGGCCTTTCTCGCCGAATCTGTGGACGAGATCGAGGATCCGGCCCTGCAGGATGAGATCAAGACTCTGCTCGAAGGCTGGATGGAGCGTCGGCGCGCCTGA
- the sufC gene encoding Fe-S cluster assembly ATPase SufC, translating to MLEIKNLHVDLEDGEKTILKGVDLTVEAGKVHAIMGPNGSGKSTLSYVLSGRDGYKVTEGTATLEGVDILAMEPEERAAAGLFLAFQYPVEIPGVGNMTFMRTALNAQRKARGEEEMSAADFLKLIRAKAKDLKIDADMLKRPVNVGFSGGEKKRNEILQMALLEPKMCILDETDSGLDVDAMKLVADGVNALRSEGRGFLVITHYQRLLDHIKPDFVHIMSDGRIIKTGGPELALEVEQNGYADILTEVA from the coding sequence ATGCTTGAGATCAAGAACCTGCACGTCGACCTTGAAGACGGTGAAAAGACCATTCTCAAGGGTGTCGATCTCACCGTCGAGGCCGGTAAGGTCCATGCGATCATGGGGCCGAACGGGTCGGGAAAATCGACGTTGAGCTATGTTCTGTCGGGCCGTGACGGATATAAAGTGACGGAAGGGACTGCGACGCTGGAGGGTGTCGACATCCTCGCGATGGAGCCCGAGGAGCGTGCCGCGGCGGGCCTTTTCCTTGCGTTCCAGTACCCTGTAGAAATCCCCGGCGTGGGCAATATGACGTTTATGCGCACCGCCCTGAATGCACAGCGCAAGGCACGCGGCGAAGAAGAAATGAGCGCGGCTGATTTTCTCAAGCTGATCCGCGCAAAGGCAAAAGATCTAAAGATTGACGCGGATATGTTAAAGCGGCCCGTCAATGTAGGTTTTTCCGGGGGCGAGAAAAAGCGCAATGAAATCCTGCAAATGGCATTGCTTGAGCCCAAGATGTGTATTCTGGATGAGACGGATTCCGGACTTGATGTGGACGCAATGAAGCTGGTCGCGGACGGCGTCAACGCGCTGCGTAGCGAAGGCCGCGGCTTTCTCGTGATCACGCACTATCAGCGGCTGCTGGACCATATTAAACCTGATTTTGTCCACATCATGTCCGACGGCCGCATTATCAAAACTGGTGGCCCCGAGTTGGCCTTGGAAGTCGAGCAGAATGGCTATGCCGATATTCTGACGGAGGTGGCGTAA